The following are encoded together in the Macadamia integrifolia cultivar HAES 741 chromosome 10, SCU_Mint_v3, whole genome shotgun sequence genome:
- the LOC122091153 gene encoding phloretin 4'-O-glucosyltransferase-like — MHLYYATQNPLFKLFLNPLQYSSPPAPTPQDRKTQETKMEHQRHFLLVTFPAQGHINPTLQFAKRLIAIGARVTLATTVSAHRRMSNSSTVPHGLTFAPFSDGYDDGYKPNLDNVEQFLADFQRRGSQALTDLVLDQSNKASPVTCIVYTLLLPWAADVARNLHVPSALLWIQPATVLDIYYYHYNGYGDVIANRSTGSSCSIDLPGLPLLTSQDVPSFFLPSNTYTFALKTIKNQFETLEKETNPHILVNTFDALEPQGLKAVENLNLVAIGPLIPSAYLDCKDPSDKSFGGDLFKGSSDYIEWLNSKPNSSVVYVSFGSIALLPKRQMEAIADGLLRSRRPFLWVIRRGENEVESEENKILDRLEDLKEEGLIVPWCSQVEVLSHASVGCFVTHCGWNSTLESLVTGVPVVAFPQWTDQPTNAKLIQDVWKTGMRVKANEEDEGIVDSEELVRCLEMAMEGESAEEMRKNAKHWRNLATEAAKDGGSSDRNLRAFVDEMAREKENYSTMCNE; from the coding sequence ATGCATCTTTACTATGCAACTCAAAATCCTCTATTTAAACTCTTCCTAAACCCTTTGCAATATTCATCACCCCCAGCCCCAACACCCCAAGACCGCAAGACCCAAGAGACTAAAATGGAGCATCAGCGCCACTTCCTTCTAGTCACATTCCCTGCTCAAGGACACATCAACCCTACCCTTCAGTTCGCCAAGCGCCTCATAGCCATCGGTGCTCGAGTCACCCTCGCCACCACCGTTTCAGCCCACCGGCGAATGTCGAATAGCTCTACTGTTCCCCATGGACTAACTTTTGCTCCTTTCTCTGATGGCTATGACGATGGATACAAACCTAATCTCGACAACGTCGAACAATTCCTGGCTGATTTCCAACGCCGTGGATCTCAAGCACTCACTGACCTTGTCCTAGACCAATCCAATAAAGCGTCCCCAGTTACTTGCATAGTCTATACCCTCCTCCTACCTTGGGCTGCCGATGTTGCTCGTAATCTACATGTCCCTTCTGCTCTTCTATGGATTCAACCTGCAACTGTTCTTGACATCTACTACTATCATTACAATGGCTATGGAGATGTAATTGCTAACAGATCAACTGGATCCTCTTGTTCTATAGACCTTCCTGGGCTACCACTTCTCACCTCTCAAGATGTTCCTTCCTTTTTCCTCCCATCAAACACTTATACTTTCGCTCTCAAGACAATCAAAAATCAATTTGAGACCTTGGAAAAAGAAACCAACCCACATATCCTTGTGAACACCTTTGATGCCTTAGAACCCCAAGGACTAAAAGCTGTTGAGAACCTTAATTTGGTAGCAATTGGACCCTTAATTCCTTCTGCTTACTTAGATTGTAAAGACCCATCTGATAAATCCTTTGGGGGAGATTTATTCAAGGGCTCAAGCGATTATATTGAGTGGCTAAACTCAAAGCCAAATTCTTCTGTGGTTTATGTTTCTTTTGGAAGCATAGCTTTGCTACCAAAAAGGCAAATGGAAGCTATCGCCGACGGGTTATTGCGAAGTCGCCGACCGTTCTTATGGGTTATTCGACGGGGGGAGAATGAAGTGGAGAGTGAAGAGAACAAGATATTGGATCGGTTAGAAGATTTGAAAGAAGAAGGGTTGATTGTTCCTTGGTGTTCACAGGTGGAGGTTCTATCTCATGCTTCTGTGGGTTGTTTTGTGACACATTGTGGATGGAACTCTACACTGGAGAGTCTGGTAACTGGAGTACCTGTGGTTGCATTTCCACAATGGACAGATCAACCTACGAATGCGAAGCTAATTCAAGATGTGTGGAAGACTGGAATGAGGGTAAAGGctaatgaagaagatgaagggatAGTAGATAGTGAGGAACTTGTGAGGTGTTTGGAAATGGCGATGGAAGGAGAGAGTGCGGAGGAGATGAGGAAGAACGCAAAGCATTGGAGGAATTTGGCTACAGAAGCTGCCAAGGATGGTGGTTCTTCAGATAGGAATCTTAGAGCATTTGTTGATGAAATggcaagggagaaagagaattatagtACTATGTGTAATGAGTGa
- the LOC122091853 gene encoding receptor-like kinase TMK4 isoform X1 has product MRERKMLFSPFFFFFFFFFFLIHFSPTVADDGAIMNQLATTLYSIPKDWKGNAYCSWSGIACDKSKRVTSISLASEGLGGTLPPDLNQLSELQTLSLQNNKISGALPSLANLTNLQEVYVDNNNFTSIPRTFFTGLTSLQNMSISQNEKLEPWSIPTDLADSSSLVVFYASKANAIGTIPDFFGSFPNLQSLRLSYNNLTGPLPKSLSGSGIQNLWLNNQVVGLSGTIDVLGTMTQLSQVWLHQNAFTGSIPDLSKCTSLVDLQLRGNQLTGVIPSSLVSLSQLMNVSLDNNKFQGPLPAFGNGVKITLGTTNNFCNSKPGPCSPQVTALLAVAGKLGYPENLATSWGGNDPCQGWTFITCDAQKKNVTIVNFAKQKFTGSISPSFANLTSLRNLLLNDNDLSGSIPSDLINLNQLVILDVSNNNLSGPVPVFPKGVTLKMAGNKYLGSNITSGLGGEAPEESPQSSPIADSPTGSGKSSSPGAKKSSSMSSGLVAGIVVAAVLVMVVAVFVIYKCYAKKRKEKIGLVPLPQNEKEIGKNGSVGTANGYGGFGGELQSQSSDNSDVQVFDGAHVTISIQVLREVTNNFSEDNILGRGGFGVVYKGVLHDGTQIAVKRMESTAMGTKGLSEFQAEIAVLTKVRHRHLVALLGFCINGSERLLVYEYMPQGDLGQRLFNLNKNGYPPLTWKQRVTIALDVARGVEYLHGLAQQSFIHRDLKPSNVLLGDDMRAKVADFGLVKNAPDGKYSVETRLAGTFGYLAPEYAATGRVTTKVDVYAYGVVLMELITGRKALDENMPEEHLVTWFRRVLINKDNIGKAVDPVLNPDDETLGIILKVAELAGHCTAREPSQRPDMGHAVNILAPLVEQWTPSSQNEEDDYGIDLHLSLPQVLERWQSEGTTSIVGDSFYNSSSITSRGDTQSSIPTKPSGFNDTFNSTDCR; this is encoded by the exons ATGCGAGAACGCAAAATGCTgttctctcctttcttcttcttcttcttcttcttcttcttcctgattCACTTCTCTCCGACCGTCGCAGATGATGGAGCAATCATGAATCAACTCGCCACCACTCTCTATTCAATCCCCAAAGACTGGAAAGGCAATGCATATTGTTCATGGTCGGGCATTGCCTGTGACAAATCCAAGAGGGTCACCTCCATTAGCCTCGCTTCCGAAGGTCTTGGTGGTACCCTTCCCCCAGATCTCAATCAACTCTCAGAGCTTCAAACCCTCTCTCTCCAGAACAACAAAATCTCAGGCGCATTACCCTCTCTTGCAAACCTTACCAATCTTCAAGAGGTTTATGTAGACAACAATAATTTCACATCGATTCCTCGCACGTTCTTCACTGGGCTCACCAGTTTGCAGAACATGAGCATCAGCCAGAATGAGAAATTAGAACCCTGGTCCATCCCCACAGATCTGGCGGATTCTTCGAGTTTGGTCGTTTTTTATGCGAGTAAGGCTAATGCTATAGGTACCATTCCAGATTTTTTTGGTTCGTTTCCGAATTTGCAATCCCTGCGGCTTTCCTACAACAATCTCACGGGTCCTTTACCCAAATCCTTATCAGGAAGTGGGATTCAGAACCTTTGGCTTAACAATCAGGTTGTGGGTTTGTCTGGGACTATTGATGTTTTAGGAACAATGACGCAGCTCTCTCAGGTATGGCTCCATCAAAATGCATTTACGGGTTCGATTCCTGATCTTTCGAAATGCACATCTTTGGTTGATCTTCAGCTTCGTGGTAATCAATTGACTGGGGTGATACCCTCTTCGTTAGTGTCTCTATCTCAATTAATGAATGTATCTTTGGATAATAATAAATTCCAAGGTCCTCTCCCTGCTTTCGGAAATGGAGTTAAAATTACTCTTGGCACAACCAACAATTTCTGCAATTCAAAGCCGGGTCCTTGTTCACCTCAGGTGACGGCATTGCTTGCTGTTGCAGGAAAACTTGGTTACCCTGAGAATTTAGCAACTTCTTGGGGAGGGAATGACCCATGCCAAGGTTGGACTTTTATTACTTGTGATGCACAGAAGAAGAATGTAACGATAGTTAACTTTGCAAAACAGAAATTCACAGGATCAATCTCCCCTTCTTTTGCTAACCTCACATCATTGAGGAATTTGTTGTTGAACGACAATGATCTCAGTGGCTCGATACCATCTGACTTGATCAACTTGAATCAGCTCGTTATTCTTGATGTTTCCAACAACAACCTTTCTGGACCAGTTCCAGTATTTCCCAAAGGGGTAACGCTGAAAATGGCAGGTAACAAGTATCTTGGGAGCAATATAACTTCTGGTCTGGGTGGGGAAGCACCAGAAGAAAGCCCACAATCCAGTCCAATTGCAGATTCACCCACAGGAAGTGGCAAATCAAGCTCCCCAGGGGCTAAAAAAAGCTCTTCTATGTCATCTGGTTTGGTTGCTGGTATAGTGGTTGCTGCTGTGTTGGTAATGGTCGTGGCAGTTTTTGTCATCTACAAATGTTATGCTAAGAAACGCAAAGAGAAAATTGGATTAGTCCCACTCCCTCAGAATGAGAAGGAAATAGGGAAGAATGGATCAGTGGGCACTGCAAATGGATATGGTGGGTTTGGAGGTGAATTACAAAGTCAAAGCAGTGATAACAGCGACGTCCAGGTCTTTGATGGTGCACATGTTACTATTTCAATCCAAGTACTCCGAGAGGTGACGAACAACTTCAGTGAAGATAATATATTGGGTAGAGGAGGATTCGGAGTTGTCTACAAAGGGGTACTCCATGATGGGACACAAATTGCAGTGAAGAGGATGGAATCTACTGCCATGGGTACAAAGGGTTTGAGTGAATTTCAGGCAGAGATTGCTGTCCTTACAAAGGTTAGACATAGGCATCTGGTCGCTCTTCTGGGTTTCTGCATCAATGGCAGTGAGAGGCTTTTGGTATATGAGTATATGCCACAGGGGGATCTGGGGCAGCGTTTGTTTAATTTGAATAAAAATGGGTATCCCCCACTCACATGGAAACAGAGAGTTACAATTGCCCTAGATGTAGCAAGGGGAGTAGAGTATCTTCACGGCTTAGCACAGCAGAGTTTCATCCATAGAGATTTAAAGCCATCGAATGTACTTCTTGGGGATGACATGAGAGCTAAGGTTgctgattttggtttggttaaGAATGCCCCTGATGGGAAGTACTCAGTTGAGACTCGATTGGCAGGAACATTTGGGTATCTTGCACCTGAATATGCTG CTACTGGAAGGGTTACCACGAAAGTTGATGTTTATGCGTACGGTGTGGTTTTAATGGAACTAATCACGGGTAGAAAGGCACTGGATGAAAACATGCCAGAAGAACATCTTGTAACATGGTTCCGTAGGGTCCTGATCAACAAGGATAACATTGGAAAAGCTGTTGACCCAGTCCTCAACCCTGATGATGAGACCTTGGGGATCATTTTGAAGGTGGCGGAGCTTGCAGGTCATTGCACAGCGCGTGAGCCTTCTCAAAGGCCAGATATGGGCCATGCAGTTAATATCTTGGCTCCTCTTGTAGAACAGTGGACACCCAGTTCCcagaatgaagaagatgattatGGTATTGACCTACACTTAAGTCTACCTCAAGTCCTAGAGAGATGGCAATCTGAAGGCACCACCAGTATTGTTGGTGATTCCTTCTATAACAGCAGCAGCATCACGAGTCGTGGGGACACCCAATCTAGCATTCCCACGAAACCTTCTGGTTTTAATGACACATTCAATTCAACGGATTGCCGTTGA
- the LOC122091853 gene encoding receptor-like kinase TMK4 isoform X2 produces the protein MRERKMLFSPFFFFFFFFFFLIHFSPTVADDGAIMNQLATTLYSIPKDWKGNAYCSWSGIACDKSKRVTSISLASEGLGGTLPPDLNQLSELQTLSLQNNKISGALPSLANLTNLQEVYVDNNNFTSIPRTFFTGLTSLQNMSISQNEKLEPWSIPTDLADSSSLVVFYASKANAIGSGIQNLWLNNQVVGLSGTIDVLGTMTQLSQVWLHQNAFTGSIPDLSKCTSLVDLQLRGNQLTGVIPSSLVSLSQLMNVSLDNNKFQGPLPAFGNGVKITLGTTNNFCNSKPGPCSPQVTALLAVAGKLGYPENLATSWGGNDPCQGWTFITCDAQKKNVTIVNFAKQKFTGSISPSFANLTSLRNLLLNDNDLSGSIPSDLINLNQLVILDVSNNNLSGPVPVFPKGVTLKMAGNKYLGSNITSGLGGEAPEESPQSSPIADSPTGSGKSSSPGAKKSSSMSSGLVAGIVVAAVLVMVVAVFVIYKCYAKKRKEKIGLVPLPQNEKEIGKNGSVGTANGYGGFGGELQSQSSDNSDVQVFDGAHVTISIQVLREVTNNFSEDNILGRGGFGVVYKGVLHDGTQIAVKRMESTAMGTKGLSEFQAEIAVLTKVRHRHLVALLGFCINGSERLLVYEYMPQGDLGQRLFNLNKNGYPPLTWKQRVTIALDVARGVEYLHGLAQQSFIHRDLKPSNVLLGDDMRAKVADFGLVKNAPDGKYSVETRLAGTFGYLAPEYAATGRVTTKVDVYAYGVVLMELITGRKALDENMPEEHLVTWFRRVLINKDNIGKAVDPVLNPDDETLGIILKVAELAGHCTAREPSQRPDMGHAVNILAPLVEQWTPSSQNEEDDYGIDLHLSLPQVLERWQSEGTTSIVGDSFYNSSSITSRGDTQSSIPTKPSGFNDTFNSTDCR, from the exons ATGCGAGAACGCAAAATGCTgttctctcctttcttcttcttcttcttcttcttcttcttcctgattCACTTCTCTCCGACCGTCGCAGATGATGGAGCAATCATGAATCAACTCGCCACCACTCTCTATTCAATCCCCAAAGACTGGAAAGGCAATGCATATTGTTCATGGTCGGGCATTGCCTGTGACAAATCCAAGAGGGTCACCTCCATTAGCCTCGCTTCCGAAGGTCTTGGTGGTACCCTTCCCCCAGATCTCAATCAACTCTCAGAGCTTCAAACCCTCTCTCTCCAGAACAACAAAATCTCAGGCGCATTACCCTCTCTTGCAAACCTTACCAATCTTCAAGAGGTTTATGTAGACAACAATAATTTCACATCGATTCCTCGCACGTTCTTCACTGGGCTCACCAGTTTGCAGAACATGAGCATCAGCCAGAATGAGAAATTAGAACCCTGGTCCATCCCCACAGATCTGGCGGATTCTTCGAGTTTGGTCGTTTTTTATGCGAGTAAGGCTAATGCTATAG GAAGTGGGATTCAGAACCTTTGGCTTAACAATCAGGTTGTGGGTTTGTCTGGGACTATTGATGTTTTAGGAACAATGACGCAGCTCTCTCAGGTATGGCTCCATCAAAATGCATTTACGGGTTCGATTCCTGATCTTTCGAAATGCACATCTTTGGTTGATCTTCAGCTTCGTGGTAATCAATTGACTGGGGTGATACCCTCTTCGTTAGTGTCTCTATCTCAATTAATGAATGTATCTTTGGATAATAATAAATTCCAAGGTCCTCTCCCTGCTTTCGGAAATGGAGTTAAAATTACTCTTGGCACAACCAACAATTTCTGCAATTCAAAGCCGGGTCCTTGTTCACCTCAGGTGACGGCATTGCTTGCTGTTGCAGGAAAACTTGGTTACCCTGAGAATTTAGCAACTTCTTGGGGAGGGAATGACCCATGCCAAGGTTGGACTTTTATTACTTGTGATGCACAGAAGAAGAATGTAACGATAGTTAACTTTGCAAAACAGAAATTCACAGGATCAATCTCCCCTTCTTTTGCTAACCTCACATCATTGAGGAATTTGTTGTTGAACGACAATGATCTCAGTGGCTCGATACCATCTGACTTGATCAACTTGAATCAGCTCGTTATTCTTGATGTTTCCAACAACAACCTTTCTGGACCAGTTCCAGTATTTCCCAAAGGGGTAACGCTGAAAATGGCAGGTAACAAGTATCTTGGGAGCAATATAACTTCTGGTCTGGGTGGGGAAGCACCAGAAGAAAGCCCACAATCCAGTCCAATTGCAGATTCACCCACAGGAAGTGGCAAATCAAGCTCCCCAGGGGCTAAAAAAAGCTCTTCTATGTCATCTGGTTTGGTTGCTGGTATAGTGGTTGCTGCTGTGTTGGTAATGGTCGTGGCAGTTTTTGTCATCTACAAATGTTATGCTAAGAAACGCAAAGAGAAAATTGGATTAGTCCCACTCCCTCAGAATGAGAAGGAAATAGGGAAGAATGGATCAGTGGGCACTGCAAATGGATATGGTGGGTTTGGAGGTGAATTACAAAGTCAAAGCAGTGATAACAGCGACGTCCAGGTCTTTGATGGTGCACATGTTACTATTTCAATCCAAGTACTCCGAGAGGTGACGAACAACTTCAGTGAAGATAATATATTGGGTAGAGGAGGATTCGGAGTTGTCTACAAAGGGGTACTCCATGATGGGACACAAATTGCAGTGAAGAGGATGGAATCTACTGCCATGGGTACAAAGGGTTTGAGTGAATTTCAGGCAGAGATTGCTGTCCTTACAAAGGTTAGACATAGGCATCTGGTCGCTCTTCTGGGTTTCTGCATCAATGGCAGTGAGAGGCTTTTGGTATATGAGTATATGCCACAGGGGGATCTGGGGCAGCGTTTGTTTAATTTGAATAAAAATGGGTATCCCCCACTCACATGGAAACAGAGAGTTACAATTGCCCTAGATGTAGCAAGGGGAGTAGAGTATCTTCACGGCTTAGCACAGCAGAGTTTCATCCATAGAGATTTAAAGCCATCGAATGTACTTCTTGGGGATGACATGAGAGCTAAGGTTgctgattttggtttggttaaGAATGCCCCTGATGGGAAGTACTCAGTTGAGACTCGATTGGCAGGAACATTTGGGTATCTTGCACCTGAATATGCTG CTACTGGAAGGGTTACCACGAAAGTTGATGTTTATGCGTACGGTGTGGTTTTAATGGAACTAATCACGGGTAGAAAGGCACTGGATGAAAACATGCCAGAAGAACATCTTGTAACATGGTTCCGTAGGGTCCTGATCAACAAGGATAACATTGGAAAAGCTGTTGACCCAGTCCTCAACCCTGATGATGAGACCTTGGGGATCATTTTGAAGGTGGCGGAGCTTGCAGGTCATTGCACAGCGCGTGAGCCTTCTCAAAGGCCAGATATGGGCCATGCAGTTAATATCTTGGCTCCTCTTGTAGAACAGTGGACACCCAGTTCCcagaatgaagaagatgattatGGTATTGACCTACACTTAAGTCTACCTCAAGTCCTAGAGAGATGGCAATCTGAAGGCACCACCAGTATTGTTGGTGATTCCTTCTATAACAGCAGCAGCATCACGAGTCGTGGGGACACCCAATCTAGCATTCCCACGAAACCTTCTGGTTTTAATGACACATTCAATTCAACGGATTGCCGTTGA
- the LOC122091853 gene encoding receptor-like kinase TMK4 isoform X3: protein MRERKMLFSPFFFFFFFFFFLIHFSPTVADDGAIMNQLATTLYSIPKDWKGNAYCSWSGIACDKSKRVTSISLASEGLGGTLPPDLNQLSELQTLSLQNNKISGALPSLANLTNLQEVYVDNNNFTSIPRTFFTGLTSLQNMSISQNEKLEPWSIPTDLADSSSLVVFYARSGIQNLWLNNQVVGLSGTIDVLGTMTQLSQVWLHQNAFTGSIPDLSKCTSLVDLQLRGNQLTGVIPSSLVSLSQLMNVSLDNNKFQGPLPAFGNGVKITLGTTNNFCNSKPGPCSPQVTALLAVAGKLGYPENLATSWGGNDPCQGWTFITCDAQKKNVTIVNFAKQKFTGSISPSFANLTSLRNLLLNDNDLSGSIPSDLINLNQLVILDVSNNNLSGPVPVFPKGVTLKMAGNKYLGSNITSGLGGEAPEESPQSSPIADSPTGSGKSSSPGAKKSSSMSSGLVAGIVVAAVLVMVVAVFVIYKCYAKKRKEKIGLVPLPQNEKEIGKNGSVGTANGYGGFGGELQSQSSDNSDVQVFDGAHVTISIQVLREVTNNFSEDNILGRGGFGVVYKGVLHDGTQIAVKRMESTAMGTKGLSEFQAEIAVLTKVRHRHLVALLGFCINGSERLLVYEYMPQGDLGQRLFNLNKNGYPPLTWKQRVTIALDVARGVEYLHGLAQQSFIHRDLKPSNVLLGDDMRAKVADFGLVKNAPDGKYSVETRLAGTFGYLAPEYAATGRVTTKVDVYAYGVVLMELITGRKALDENMPEEHLVTWFRRVLINKDNIGKAVDPVLNPDDETLGIILKVAELAGHCTAREPSQRPDMGHAVNILAPLVEQWTPSSQNEEDDYGIDLHLSLPQVLERWQSEGTTSIVGDSFYNSSSITSRGDTQSSIPTKPSGFNDTFNSTDCR, encoded by the exons ATGCGAGAACGCAAAATGCTgttctctcctttcttcttcttcttcttcttcttcttcttcctgattCACTTCTCTCCGACCGTCGCAGATGATGGAGCAATCATGAATCAACTCGCCACCACTCTCTATTCAATCCCCAAAGACTGGAAAGGCAATGCATATTGTTCATGGTCGGGCATTGCCTGTGACAAATCCAAGAGGGTCACCTCCATTAGCCTCGCTTCCGAAGGTCTTGGTGGTACCCTTCCCCCAGATCTCAATCAACTCTCAGAGCTTCAAACCCTCTCTCTCCAGAACAACAAAATCTCAGGCGCATTACCCTCTCTTGCAAACCTTACCAATCTTCAAGAGGTTTATGTAGACAACAATAATTTCACATCGATTCCTCGCACGTTCTTCACTGGGCTCACCAGTTTGCAGAACATGAGCATCAGCCAGAATGAGAAATTAGAACCCTGGTCCATCCCCACAGATCTGGCGGATTCTTCGAGTTTGGTCGTTTTTTATGCGA GAAGTGGGATTCAGAACCTTTGGCTTAACAATCAGGTTGTGGGTTTGTCTGGGACTATTGATGTTTTAGGAACAATGACGCAGCTCTCTCAGGTATGGCTCCATCAAAATGCATTTACGGGTTCGATTCCTGATCTTTCGAAATGCACATCTTTGGTTGATCTTCAGCTTCGTGGTAATCAATTGACTGGGGTGATACCCTCTTCGTTAGTGTCTCTATCTCAATTAATGAATGTATCTTTGGATAATAATAAATTCCAAGGTCCTCTCCCTGCTTTCGGAAATGGAGTTAAAATTACTCTTGGCACAACCAACAATTTCTGCAATTCAAAGCCGGGTCCTTGTTCACCTCAGGTGACGGCATTGCTTGCTGTTGCAGGAAAACTTGGTTACCCTGAGAATTTAGCAACTTCTTGGGGAGGGAATGACCCATGCCAAGGTTGGACTTTTATTACTTGTGATGCACAGAAGAAGAATGTAACGATAGTTAACTTTGCAAAACAGAAATTCACAGGATCAATCTCCCCTTCTTTTGCTAACCTCACATCATTGAGGAATTTGTTGTTGAACGACAATGATCTCAGTGGCTCGATACCATCTGACTTGATCAACTTGAATCAGCTCGTTATTCTTGATGTTTCCAACAACAACCTTTCTGGACCAGTTCCAGTATTTCCCAAAGGGGTAACGCTGAAAATGGCAGGTAACAAGTATCTTGGGAGCAATATAACTTCTGGTCTGGGTGGGGAAGCACCAGAAGAAAGCCCACAATCCAGTCCAATTGCAGATTCACCCACAGGAAGTGGCAAATCAAGCTCCCCAGGGGCTAAAAAAAGCTCTTCTATGTCATCTGGTTTGGTTGCTGGTATAGTGGTTGCTGCTGTGTTGGTAATGGTCGTGGCAGTTTTTGTCATCTACAAATGTTATGCTAAGAAACGCAAAGAGAAAATTGGATTAGTCCCACTCCCTCAGAATGAGAAGGAAATAGGGAAGAATGGATCAGTGGGCACTGCAAATGGATATGGTGGGTTTGGAGGTGAATTACAAAGTCAAAGCAGTGATAACAGCGACGTCCAGGTCTTTGATGGTGCACATGTTACTATTTCAATCCAAGTACTCCGAGAGGTGACGAACAACTTCAGTGAAGATAATATATTGGGTAGAGGAGGATTCGGAGTTGTCTACAAAGGGGTACTCCATGATGGGACACAAATTGCAGTGAAGAGGATGGAATCTACTGCCATGGGTACAAAGGGTTTGAGTGAATTTCAGGCAGAGATTGCTGTCCTTACAAAGGTTAGACATAGGCATCTGGTCGCTCTTCTGGGTTTCTGCATCAATGGCAGTGAGAGGCTTTTGGTATATGAGTATATGCCACAGGGGGATCTGGGGCAGCGTTTGTTTAATTTGAATAAAAATGGGTATCCCCCACTCACATGGAAACAGAGAGTTACAATTGCCCTAGATGTAGCAAGGGGAGTAGAGTATCTTCACGGCTTAGCACAGCAGAGTTTCATCCATAGAGATTTAAAGCCATCGAATGTACTTCTTGGGGATGACATGAGAGCTAAGGTTgctgattttggtttggttaaGAATGCCCCTGATGGGAAGTACTCAGTTGAGACTCGATTGGCAGGAACATTTGGGTATCTTGCACCTGAATATGCTG CTACTGGAAGGGTTACCACGAAAGTTGATGTTTATGCGTACGGTGTGGTTTTAATGGAACTAATCACGGGTAGAAAGGCACTGGATGAAAACATGCCAGAAGAACATCTTGTAACATGGTTCCGTAGGGTCCTGATCAACAAGGATAACATTGGAAAAGCTGTTGACCCAGTCCTCAACCCTGATGATGAGACCTTGGGGATCATTTTGAAGGTGGCGGAGCTTGCAGGTCATTGCACAGCGCGTGAGCCTTCTCAAAGGCCAGATATGGGCCATGCAGTTAATATCTTGGCTCCTCTTGTAGAACAGTGGACACCCAGTTCCcagaatgaagaagatgattatGGTATTGACCTACACTTAAGTCTACCTCAAGTCCTAGAGAGATGGCAATCTGAAGGCACCACCAGTATTGTTGGTGATTCCTTCTATAACAGCAGCAGCATCACGAGTCGTGGGGACACCCAATCTAGCATTCCCACGAAACCTTCTGGTTTTAATGACACATTCAATTCAACGGATTGCCGTTGA
- the LOC122091959 gene encoding protein TRI1-like gives MSSSRVFRGSPALMAAAKAAKASAATSSGVNATMPQAPNRTSGIFKVTPVSHAMRQFLGVSEASRTDAVKKIWDYIKLNSLQNPANKREIRCEEKLTTIFDAKETVGFLEIGKLLSPHFVKTN, from the coding sequence ATGTcgtcttctagggtttttagagGTTCTCCGGCTCTCATGGCAGCTGCGAAGGCGGCAAAAGCATCTGCTGCAACCTCCTCCGGCGTCAATGCTACTATGCCTCAAGCACCGAACCGTACCAGTGGTATCTTCAAGGTCACTCCCGTGTCCCATGCCATGCGCCAGTTCCTCGGCGTTTCTGAGGCCTCTCGTACCGATGctgtcaagaaaatctgggaCTACATCAAACTCAACAGCCTTCAGAACCCAGCAAATAAAAGGGAGATCCGATGTGAGGAAAAGCTGACGACAATATTTGATGCGAAGGAGACAGTTGGATTCCTGGAGATTGGGAAATTGCTGTCGCCCCATTTTGTGAAGACTAACTGA